A DNA window from Litorivicinus lipolyticus contains the following coding sequences:
- a CDS encoding AzlC family ABC transporter permease, which translates to MNLKHPWSGFWRGCVDCSPFVVIVIPYSLLFGVVATDAGLNLFETMSMSVLVIAGVSQFTALALLQDQAPVFIVLLASLAVNLRMAMYSAALVPYLGHASMRLRALMSYLMVDQAYAVAVRAYEADPQMGPSTRVAYYFGCMSMIGPFWYFFTFIGAWAGTAIPASWSLEFAVPICFIALTAPLLQSLSHVLAALAAAVSALVFAFLPWSLGLIVGASVGIVVGAQAELWVNRQARVAHD; encoded by the coding sequence ATGAACCTGAAACACCCCTGGAGCGGATTTTGGCGTGGCTGCGTGGACTGTTCGCCCTTTGTTGTGATCGTTATTCCGTATTCGTTGCTGTTTGGTGTCGTGGCCACCGATGCCGGTCTGAATCTGTTTGAAACGATGTCGATGTCGGTGCTGGTGATCGCGGGCGTCTCGCAATTTACCGCGCTGGCGCTGTTGCAAGACCAGGCGCCGGTGTTCATCGTGCTGTTGGCATCGTTGGCGGTTAATTTGCGCATGGCGATGTATTCGGCGGCCTTGGTGCCCTACCTCGGCCATGCCTCGATGCGGCTGCGTGCGTTGATGTCGTATTTGATGGTCGACCAGGCTTATGCGGTCGCCGTGCGTGCCTACGAAGCGGATCCACAGATGGGGCCAAGCACCCGCGTTGCCTACTATTTCGGCTGCATGAGCATGATCGGTCCTTTTTGGTACTTCTTTACCTTTATCGGTGCCTGGGCGGGCACCGCCATTCCGGCGTCGTGGTCACTCGAATTTGCGGTGCCGATTTGCTTCATCGCCTTGACCGCGCCGTTGCTGCAATCGTTATCACACGTGCTGGCGGCCTTGGCGGCAGCTGTTTCAGCCTTGGTGTTTGCCTTTTTGCCCTGGTCGTTGGGCCTGATCGTCGGCGCCAGTGTCGGCATTGTGGTCGGCGCTCAGGCCGAGTTGTGGGTCAATCGCCAGGCGCGGGTTGCCCATGATTGA
- a CDS encoding AzlD domain-containing protein — MIESSTFWLVTLTLGLGTFLIRFSFLGFWGARPIPDWARLHLKYVGTAVFPALVVPLVVWPPATDGVFDPVRFVAALAALLAGLRFGVVWAIVLGMGTLYTLQYVLN, encoded by the coding sequence ATGATTGAGTCATCCACGTTTTGGCTGGTCACGCTGACGTTGGGCCTCGGCACCTTTTTGATCCGCTTTTCGTTTCTCGGATTTTGGGGTGCCCGGCCTATCCCTGACTGGGCCCGGCTGCACCTGAAATACGTCGGCACTGCGGTGTTTCCGGCGCTGGTGGTGCCCCTGGTGGTGTGGCCGCCGGCGACCGACGGAGTGTTCGATCCCGTGCGATTTGTCGCCGCACTGGCGGCGCTGCTAGCGGGGCTGCGTTTCGGCGTGGTGTGGGCGATTGTGCTGGGCATGGGGACCTTGTATACCCTGCAATATGTGTTGAATTAA